Proteins encoded within one genomic window of Bombus terrestris chromosome 11, iyBomTerr1.2, whole genome shotgun sequence:
- the LOC100648758 gene encoding UPF0193 protein EVG1, with amino-acid sequence MDRKYQRVEMGVGAFHHPPRAKYSEETKNLIKLLMEESKVSMMKRKSIEEAMNKGECLPAAAERSETGSNKHNLGYQVLMPTVWKKRSQDTIIKSGAYEREQYRRTSPLRNTEKQKRHLACMMAYGKDMPETPRGPRILHKARREPHFPDTSDPIDDLVRGIQERMEFLSDMECLGMGKKYRLTIQQEIAHKLRLIESVDKQRSKEIRKEIRELERPLPKPFPLGELDDN; translated from the exons ATGGATCGGAAATATCAGAGAGTGGAGATGGGGGTGGGTGCGTTTCATCACCCACCGAGAGCAAAATACAGCGAGGAAACGAAGAATTTGATCAAAC TTCTAATGGAAGAATCCAAAGTGAGTATGATGAAAAGAAAATCTATCGAAGAAGCGATGAACAAAGGTGAATGCTTGCCAGCTGCCGCGGAAAGATCGGAAACAGGATCGAATAAGCATAATTTAGGATATCAG GTTTTAATGCCTACCGTTTGGAAGAAACGATCGCAAGATACGATTATTAAAAGCGGCGCGTATGAGAGGGAACAATATAGAAGAACGTCTCCTTTAC GTAATACAGAAAAACAAAAGCGTCATTTAGCATGCATGATGGCGTATGGAAAGGACATGCCAGAAACTCCTCGTGGTCCAAGGATTCTTCATAAAGCGAGACGAGAACCACACTTTCCTGATACCAGTGATCCCATCGATGATT tggtTCGTGGAATTCAAGAAAGAATGGAGTTTTTAAGCGACATGGAATGTCTTGGGATGGGGAAAAAATATCGTCTTACAATACAACAAGAAATAGCGCATAAATTACGATTAATCGAATCTGTGGACAAGCAGAGATCGAAGGAAATTCGAAAAGAGATCAGAGAACTTGAAAGACCATTGCCAAAACCATTTCCTTTAGGAGAGCTAGAtgacaattaa